TGAGAAGCTGGAAGGCGAAGAGCGAGTCCGTGAGATCGCCCGAATGCTCGGGGCAAAGGGGCGATCGGGTACCCCCTTACATCATGCCCAGGAGATCCTGGAGACCGCCAGTCGGTGGAAGGCAACAAGGGCGTCTGGAGCTTCTACTTGACAGGGCGCCATGAGGCGTTTACACTAAAGGACGTTGAGAACCCGCCATTGAGAGAAGGAGGCCGATGGCCTCCTCTCCGTGTTTGTTGGCCCTGATCCAGGAGGACCAAACAGTGTACGCAATTATCGAGTCGGGAGGCAAGCAGTGCCGCGTCAGCCCTGGCGCCCTAGTAACGCTCGAACGGATCGAAGGCGAAGCCGGAAAGCAGGTGGAGCTTTCAAAGGTGCTGCTGGTGGCCGATGGGGACCAGGTGAAGGTCGGTGCTCCTTACGTGCAGGGCGCCACAGTCACGAGCGAGATCGTTCGACAGGGGCGTGGGCCCAAGATCGTTGTGTTCAAATTTAAACGGCGAAAGCGGTATCGGCGTACGCAAGGACACCGTCAGGCGCAGACTACTTTGCGGATTACAGAAATCAGGGGTTAGGGATTAGGGGTTGGGTTAAAGAATCAGGCTGTTGCCAACCCCCAACCCGCTGTAACCTGTCTGTTGGAGGTGAAGAATGGCACATAAAAAAGGGATGGGGAGTTCCCGGAACGGCCGGGATAGCCAAAGTCAGCGACTCGGCATGAAGGCTGCTGCAGGGCAGACCGTACCGGCCGGCAGCATTCTGATGCGCCAGCGCGGCACCCGCTTCAAGCCGGGCAAGAATGTTGGGATCGGCTCTGATGATACGCTGTTTGCCAAGGTGTCCGGGGTCGTAACTGTCGAGCACCGTGGGGGACAAGGCCGCTTCCTCAGCATTACGACGGTCTGACCTGCCTGGCGGCAGACAGGCGCGCTCAGTTGATATTCGTCGATGAGGCCCGCATCCGGGTCAAGGCGGGGGATGGTGGTCGGGGCTGTATCAGCTTCCGGCGAGAGGCGCATGTCCCGAGAGGTGGCCCGGACGGCGGCGACGGCGGCGACGGCGGGAGCGTATATCTTGTTGCCAGTCGTTCGTACCGAACCCTCAGCGACCAGAAATTTCACCGGTACTCTTGCGCCAAAGACGGAGCGCACGGACGCGGCAAGAGGATGCATGGTCGGCGGGGCGCTGACCTGATTATCCCGGTCCCACTTGGGACAGTCGTCGTAGATGGCGACACAGGGGAGCTTCTGGCTGATCTGGTTGAGGACGGACAGCAGGTGCTGGTCGCCAAGGGAGGGAAAGGCGGCCGGGGCAATTCCCACTTTGCTACCCCAGTCATACAGGCCCCTCGCATCGCAGAGCCCGGGCAACAGGGGCTGGAACGATGGCTTCACCTCACCTTGAAACTGCTTGCCGAGGTCGGCTTGATTGGCCTTCCCAATGCGGGAAAATCTGCGCTTCTCTGCCGCATCTCTGCCGCCAATTCGAAGGTGGCAGAGTACCCCTTTACGACGCTGACCCCACACTTGGGAACCGTCGAGATCGATCCGCTGGGCGCCTTCGTGGTGGCGGACATCCCTGGCCTGATCGAGGGAGCATCCTCAGGCGCAGGCCTCGGAATCCGTTTTCTGCGACATATCGAGCGAACCCGCCTGTTAGTACATGTCATTGATATCTCCGACACTGCAAGGGATCCTCGGGAAGCGCTGGCGGTGGTTGAGGAAGAACTCCGAACCTTCAATCCCGAGCTGTTGAAGCGCCCCCGCGTCATTGCCGCCAATAAGATCGATCTTCCACATGACACCCATCTCCCCATGCTCCACGCCCTCTGCACAGAACGGACTCTCCCCCTGTTCCCGATGTCGGCCGTCACCGGTGAGGGGGTCGAGCGATTCGTCGGGTACCTGGCCGATCAGGTCCGGAAGGATTCCAAGCGTCAGGTGTCGATGGAGTGTCGAGTTCCATGAAAAAACATGCCCTTGACCCTATACCCTACCCCCTATACCCTAAACCCCAGTGAGCGTCCCATGAGTCGCGCAGAAAGATCATCGCCGGACGCTCGATCCACTCCTTCGGCAGGGCTCAGGACAGGCTTGCGGGAGGCAAAACGGTTGGTCGTGAAGGTTGGCTCCGCCGTTCTGTCCAAGGGCGATATCGCCTTGCACCAGGCGACACTGGAGCGGATCTGTCGTGAGCTTGTCTGGCTTCGGAAGGAGGGGTACCAGGTGGTGCTGGTCTCCTCGGGCGCCATTCTGGCTGGGATGGGTCGGCTTGGGCTGACCGAGCGGCCAGGGAGCATCCCATTGAAACAAGCCGCTGCCGCCGTCGGCCAGAGCCTGCTTATGCGCCGCTACGAGGAGGCCTTCGCGCCGTATGGCCAGAAGCTGGGGCAACTCCTCCTGACCCAAGAGGACTTTCGTTCGCGACATCGGTACCTCAATGCGCGCAACACCTTATTTGCGCTGCTTCACTTGGGGGTACTCCCTGTCATCAATGAGAACGATACGGTCGCAGTGGAGGAGATCAGGTTCGGGGATAATGACCATCTTTCGGCGCTCGTGGCGACACTGCTCGGGGCGGACCTGCTGGTCATTCTGACCGACCTGGACGGGCTGTTTACGGCTGATCCGAGGAAAGATCCCAACGCGAAGCTCGTCCATGAGGTGCCTCGACGGTCTACGGGGCTCCACTTTTGGGCCGATGAGTCGGGGACCGGGCTCGGCACGGGCGGAATGGTCACAAAGGTCAAGGCGGCGCGCGCGGCAGCGGCCGCCGGCGTCCCTACCATCATCGCGAACGGTCTTGTGGAGGGGATCCTGGAGCGGATCATCCAGGGCGAGGCGGTCGGCACCATCTTTCAGGCGTCTGCGTCACGGATGCGGAGTCGAAAGCGTTGGCTGGCTTTTGCGACGGAGCGTAGGGGGCGGATTACCGTGGATGTCGGGGCCAAGGAAGCGCTCGTTCGTCACGGCAAGAGCCTTCTATCCTCTGGAGTTGTCTCAGTAGATGGCGAATTCGAGGGGGGCGATGTAGTCAGTCTCTGTGACATCGACGGCGTAGAATTCGCGAGGGGTGTGGCGAGCTATGACGCTGCACAGGTGGAACAGATCAAGGGTATCAGGAGCAACCAAATCGAGGATGCGCTTGGCGTCAAGTCATTCGATGAGGTGGTGCACCGGGATAACCTGGTGATCCTGGAGGGATGAAGGCGTGACGGCGCAGATGGTGCGGGAGCTGGGGACAGTGGCGCGGCTTGCGGCTCGGGCCTTGGTCATGATGGTGCCGGAGGTAAAGAACCGGGCGCTCATGGCCATGGCGGACGCGCTGTGGAACGGTCGGGCGGCGATCCTCTCGGCGAACGCGCTCGACCTAGCGGAGACCAGATCGCAGCACTGCCCGCCCGCGGTCCTGGATCGACTGGCGCTTGACGAAGGACGGATTGAGAAGATGGCGGCAGGCGTCCGGCAGGTGGCCGCGCTTCCCGATCCTGTTGGAGAGATTAGCAGAATGTGGCGCCGCCCAAACGGTCTCCTTATTGGCCGGATGCGAGCACCGCTCGGGGTCATTGGCGTCATCTACGAGGCCAGGCCTGGAGTCACCGCCGACGCGGCGGCCCTCTGTCTGAAGTCAGGGAACGCCGTGATTCTGAAAGGGGGTCGGGAGGCGATCCGCAGCAACAGGGTCATCAGCAGCCTGTTGGCGGATGCCGCGATAGGAAACGGCCTACCCAAGGGTTGCGTGGCCTTCATCGATTCGGTTGA
This DNA window, taken from Candidatus Methylomirabilis sp., encodes the following:
- the proB gene encoding glutamate 5-kinase is translated as MSRAERSSPDARSTPSAGLRTGLREAKRLVVKVGSAVLSKGDIALHQATLERICRELVWLRKEGYQVVLVSSGAILAGMGRLGLTERPGSIPLKQAAAAVGQSLLMRRYEEAFAPYGQKLGQLLLTQEDFRSRHRYLNARNTLFALLHLGVLPVINENDTVAVEEIRFGDNDHLSALVATLLGADLLVILTDLDGLFTADPRKDPNAKLVHEVPRRSTGLHFWADESGTGLGTGGMVTKVKAARAAAAAGVPTIIANGLVEGILERIIQGEAVGTIFQASASRMRSRKRWLAFATERRGRITVDVGAKEALVRHGKSLLSSGVVSVDGEFEGGDVVSLCDIDGVEFARGVASYDAAQVEQIKGIRSNQIEDALGVKSFDEVVHRDNLVILEG
- the rpmA gene encoding 50S ribosomal protein L27 — encoded protein: MAHKKGMGSSRNGRDSQSQRLGMKAAAGQTVPAGSILMRQRGTRFKPGKNVGIGSDDTLFAKVSGVVTVEHRGGQGRFLSITTV
- the rplU gene encoding 50S ribosomal protein L21, with the protein product MYAIIESGGKQCRVSPGALVTLERIEGEAGKQVELSKVLLVADGDQVKVGAPYVQGATVTSEIVRQGRGPKIVVFKFKRRKRYRRTQGHRQAQTTLRITEIRG
- the obgE gene encoding GTPase ObgE; amino-acid sequence: MIFVDEARIRVKAGDGGRGCISFRREAHVPRGGPDGGDGGDGGSVYLVASRSYRTLSDQKFHRYSCAKDGAHGRGKRMHGRRGADLIIPVPLGTVVVDGDTGELLADLVEDGQQVLVAKGGKGGRGNSHFATPVIQAPRIAEPGQQGLERWLHLTLKLLAEVGLIGLPNAGKSALLCRISAANSKVAEYPFTTLTPHLGTVEIDPLGAFVVADIPGLIEGASSGAGLGIRFLRHIERTRLLVHVIDISDTARDPREALAVVEEELRTFNPELLKRPRVIAANKIDLPHDTHLPMLHALCTERTLPLFPMSAVTGEGVERFVGYLADQVRKDSKRQVSMECRVP